One window of the Corticium candelabrum chromosome 7, ooCorCand1.1, whole genome shotgun sequence genome contains the following:
- the LOC134182315 gene encoding uncharacterized protein LOC134182315: MEEQALPFVQQKEIDIENTLDKIRHQLAAMRSQDATLQRQVNRIKMNIEDITVEIEAMIRPQMHQPVQTRSVKTSNNCIPKIRQQPASPESPELHKQWSSPVETWRIRPHSSRSLLPRQTSHFYEDALWDEGTPATLGRPRSVSEPHAKFSGSSGSVNSITSTGSRLSSDTQPTSPLATCDSNKDQDQCKPGESIERKSSTDFSRRRSSLSRAFSSFRKARVGRWLLRRFSPTDLSSPSSLTDVSLSVREPDAHTII, encoded by the exons ATGGAAGAGCAAGCGTTGCCGTTTGTTCAGCAgaaagaaattgatatcgaAAATACATTGGACAAGATACGACATCAATTG GCTGCCATGAGGAGCCAAGATGCTACTCTTCAGAGACAAGTTAACAGAATAAAGATGAACATTGAAGACATAACTGTGGAAATAGAGGCTATGATCAGGCCACAGATGCATCAGCCTGTGCAAACAAGGAGTgtaaaaacaagcaacaactgcATCCCTAAGATCAGGCAACAGCCAGCATCTCCCGAGTCACCTGAACTGCACAAGCAATGGTCAAGTCCCGTTGAGACCTGGAGAATACGTCCACATAGTTCCAGATCGCTGCTACCCAGGCAAACGTCTCACTTCTATGAGGATGCTCTTTGGGATGAAGGGACACCTGCAACTCTGGGAAGACCACGATCAGTATCCGAACCACATGCAAAGTTTAGTGGAAGCAGTGGAAGTGTCAACAGCATCACATCAACTGGCAGCAGACTAAGTTCTGACACACAGCCTACATCTCCACTGGCAACCTGTGACAGTAACAAAGACCAAGATCAATGCAAACCGGGCGAGAGCATAGAAAGGAAGTCTTCCACAGATTTTTCAAGACGAAGAAGCAGTCTCAGCAGAGCATTCAGTTCATTTCGAAAGGCAAGAGTTGGGCGATGGCTGCTGCGCCGATTTAGTCCAACAGACCTTAGCAGTCCATCAAGTCTAACAGATGTATCATTATCTGTGAGAGAAccagacgcacacacaatcATATGA